The proteins below come from a single Plantactinospora sp. KBS50 genomic window:
- a CDS encoding heavy-metal-associated domain-containing protein, protein MNCEHCVQSVTAELTALPGVREVTVDLAAARVTVHSEAALDASDVREAVDEAGFELAGAPS, encoded by the coding sequence ATGAACTGCGAGCACTGCGTCCAGTCGGTCACCGCCGAGTTGACCGCGCTGCCCGGCGTCCGGGAGGTCACTGTCGACCTGGCCGCCGCCCGGGTGACCGTGCACAGTGAGGCCGCGCTGGATGCCTCCGACGTCCGGGAGGCGGTGGACGAGGCCGGCTTCGAGCTGGCCGGCGCCCCGTCGTGA